A segment of the Streptomyces sp. XD-27 genome:
GCTGGGCGACCTCCACCGGTGGCTCGTCCACCGACTGCTCGCGGAGCACATCACGGCGCCCGAGCCGCTTCCTCCTGTGGACGGCGTGATCGCCCGAGGACGCGCCGTGCTGACCGATCCGGTGGCCTGGCGGACCCTGCTCTACCTGCTGCTGCGGCTGCCGCTCGGCGTACTCGGCTTCGCCACGGCGGTCGCCCTGCCGCTCGCCTGCGGCTGGCTGATCGGCTACCCGCTCTGGGCCCGACTACTCGAACCGGGCGAACACCCCCTCGGATGGCCCGACCCGGCAGCCGTCCTCCTCGGCCTCGCCCTGCTCGCCACCGTACCCAGCGCGATCCGCGCGCTGAGCTCGCTGAACCGGGGCCTGGCCCGGCTCCTACTGGGCCCCGCCCGCACCCAGCGACGACTGCGCCAACTCGAATCCGCCCGCAGCACTCTGCTCGCCGAGAACACCGACCACCTCCGCCGGCTCGAGCGCGACCTGCACGACGGCACCCAGGCCCAGCTCGTCGCCATCGCCATCACGCTGTCCCTGGCCGACGACGCCCTCGCGGACGACGACCGCCCGGACCTCGCGCGGTTGCGCACCCTCGTCGGCCGGGCCCGTGGCCAGACCGACGACACCATCGCCGAACTGCGCCGACTCACCCAGGGCATCCACCCTGTCGCCCTCGACTCCGGCCTCGGCGAAGCCCTACCGCCCCTCACCGCCGCCTCCCCCGTCCCCGTCGCCATCAGCCTGGACCTCCAGGAACGTCCCGAACCGGCGATCGAACGGGCCGTCTACTTCTGCGTCGCCGAACTGCTCACCAACATCGCCAAGCACAGCGCCGCCAGCGCGGCCGCGCTCGAGGTCACCTCGGCAGCGGGCCGGGTACGGCTCACCGTGCACGACGACGGACGCGGCGGCGCCGTCCTCGGCGCCGGCAGCGGACTGTCCGGCCTGAGCGAACGGCTGGCAGCCGTCGACGGCACCCTGCGGATCACCAGCCCGACCGGCGGACCCACCACCATCACCGCCGAACTCCCCACGCGGCTCTGAGCGCGGCTCAGCCGCCTGCGCCCGCCTCGGACAGGTAGGCGAGCACCGCCTTGACGCGGCGGTTGTCGGCGTCCGACGCCGGCAGGTCGAACTTGCTGAAGACCGCCGCCACGTACTTCTCCACGGCGCGCTCGGACACCACCAACCGCGCCGCGATCGACCGGTTGGAGTGCCCCTGCGCCATCAGCTCCACCACCTCGCGCTCCCGCGGCGTCAGCGCGTCGATCCGGCTCCGCTGCCCGCGCCGCATCAGCCGCGTCACCACCTCGGGATCGAGCGCCGTACCGCCCTCGGCGACCCGGTGCAGCGCCTCCACGAACTCCGACGTCCGGGCGACGCGCTCCTTCAACAGATACCCGACCCCCGCCGCACCGGCCGCCATCAACCGCTCCACCCAAGCCGTCTCGACATGCTGCGAGAACACCAGGACGCCCACCTCCGGCCGGCGCCGCCGGATCTCGACCGAGGCCCGGATGCCCTCGTCCGTGTGCGTGGGCGGCATCCGAACGTCCACCACCGCCACATCCGGCCCCTGCTCCTCGACCGCTGCCAAGAGCTCCCCGGCCGTCCCCGCAGTAGCCACCACCTCACACCCCCGGGCACCCAGCAGCTCCACCATCCCCTCCCGAAGAATGACGGAGTCCTCGGCCAGTACCACACGCAGCTGACGGTCGATCATGCCGTTAATTATCGGCGGAGCCCAAGGACGACGGTGACCGTCTGCCGACTCCGCTCGACCCGCTACCGGACCAGTAGAGGCGGTCAGCCACGGGCAACCGGGGACGCAGACGACGGCCCCGGCTGGCCGCGCTGCCTCCCTGTGCCGGATGAGTGGATCAGCACGTACTGCGGCGGCGCTTGGCGCTTGAGGCCCCGGGTGCCCCGAAGCGGCCCGTATCACCGGATGGGGCGCCGCCCCGTCCGTCGGGACCAGCGCACGGCGATGAAGACCACGTCGACCACCAGCAGCACGATGCCGATGATCAGCAGGTAGCCCAGACCTTCTGCCACCGCGCCGATGATCCCCAGCACGACGGCCACCAGTGCGAGGAACAGGAAGAGAGCCATGATGCGAACGCCTCCTTGGGACTGGGCGCGGGCGGCGGTCAGCGACGTGCGAGTTGCCGTTCGCCGCCCGCTCCCGGCTGGTAGGTCATGTCGTAGTGCCGGAAGACCGCTTCCTCTGCCTCGGCGGGCAGGATGTCGTCCATGCCGACCGAGGGCGCCTTCTTCACCAGCGCCCTGGCGTAGGAGACCTTGAGGTAGTCCGGCCCGAGGATCGCGTCGTCCAGGGGGACGAAGGCCAGGCGGTGACGGGTGGGGAGTCCGGTCCGGACCGTGGCCACGGCCGGTTCGTCGGTGGTGGTGTCCACATAGATCGCTTCGAGCACCCCGATCTTGTGGCCCCTCGGGTCGACGACGTTGTGGTTGCGCCACTCACGGATATCGGCTGCCTGGATCATGGCGTGCCCTCCTGAGCCGTTCACCCAGCCGGTGCGAGCCGTCAACACGGGTAGTCACAGCCCGCCGAGACCGGCAGTGCTTGCCCCTTCCAGGTTATCCGGGAATCTGCGCGTCGCGCGTTCGCGCGGTGGCAGCGACCGTGGTAGTCGACGGGCATGCCGATGAAGCCTTCCAGCGCAGCAGGCCGTCCATCTCTGATCGGACGACTACGCGACGCGATCAGCCATTCACCAGTGGGCCGCGGATGGCGGCGGAGCATCGATCTCGAACTGTGGCAGCGGTCCCTGGGCTTCGCGGCGCTGGGGCTCCTCACGCTGGTGCCGCTCCTGATCATTGTGTCCTCGGGCGATCCGGAGCATGGGCGGGGGTTCGCGCAGTGGCTGGGGGAAGGACTCGGAGTCTCGACGGCTGCCAGGGAAGAGGTCGAGCGGCTGTTCATCCGCCCCAGCCAGGCACTGCGGACCACGACCGTGTTCGGCATTGCCGCCCTCGCCGTCTTCGGTCTGTCCTTCAGTGCGGCGGTGCAGACCGGCTACGAGAAGGTCTGGGATCTGCCGCCGGCTCGCTGGTGGGCCAGGTGGCGGCATGTGGTGTGGCTCGGCGTCCTCACCGGCTACCTCTTCGTCTCCGCGACCACCACACTGCGGCGGGAGTCCCCGGCGGGCGCTTTCGCCGCCGCGCTGAGCGCCGTCGTGTTCTTCTGGTGGTCGCAGCGCCTGCTGCTCGGCGGGCGGGTCGCCTGGCGCGCTCTGTTGCCCGGCGCGGTGGCCACCGTGATCGGACTGCTCGGTCTCAGGGTCTTCTCCCAGGTCGTCTTCTCGCCGTTGATCGCATCCAACGCGGTCTCCTACGGGCCCTTCGGTACCGTGCTGGTCCTCCAGTCCTGGCTGGTCGGCGTCGGGGTCGTCGTCTTCGGCGGTGCGGTGGTCGGCCGTCTGGTCCACGAGGAGATCCCACGCATGGCACGGGCACTGAAAAGGCGAGGATGAGATGCGGCCCCGGGATAGTGACGCCATGTGCCCATCGTGTCCCGCGCGTCGACCTGTTCGACCGGGCCCGCGTCGTTGCCTGGCGGCGGTTCTCGTCGCGGTTGGCTGACGCGCCGGGCGGCTTGGTCAGCAGGGGCACGGGCGTGGAAGGCTGCGGCGGATAGCGTGGGAGGAACGCGTCGAGAGACGCGGGGTGCGGGAAGTCCGGTCGGTGTCGAAGGGGCCCTTGTGCCCGCCCGGCAATGCCCCGGAGGTGCCTCCCATGTGTGCTGCTCCGCGTGAGCGTTCGGTCTTCCTCGGGCTGCTGCCCTGGCCGGAGCGCGTGCAGGTGGCCCGGGCCCTGCGGACGGAGACGGTCGGCGGGCTGGTGCTGCTGGGCGCCGCCGCGGTGGCGCTGGTGTGGGCGAACACCCCGTGGAACGGAAGCTACGAGGCACTGCGCGATCTCCACTTCGGCGTTCCCGCGCTCGGGCTGGATCTGTCGGTGGAGCACTGGAGTGCCGACGGGCTGCTCACCGTCTTCTTCCTGGTCGCCGGGATCGAGCTCAAGCGCGAACTGGTGGTCGGCGGGCTGAGCACCCCGGCCACGGCGGTGCTGCCGGTGGTCGCCGCGGTGTGCGGCATGGCGGTGCCCGCGGCGATCTACCTGGCCACGGTCACGGTCGGCGGCGGGCGTGCCGGGGGGTGGGCGGTGCCGATGGCCACCGACATCGCCTTTGCGCTGGCGGTGCTGGCCGTGCTCAGCACCCACATGCCCACCGCTCTGCGGGCCTTCCTGCTGACCCTGGCGGTCGTCGACGACCTGGGCGCGATCCTGGTCGTGGCGGTGTTCTTCTCCAGCGGTCTGAAGCCGGCCGCCCTCGGGGGTGCCCTCGCCGGGCTGGTGGTGTTCTCCCTGTTGCAGCGGTTCCGGGTGCGCGGCTGGTGGTGGTACGCGCCGCTGGGCGTGGCCATCTGGGCCCTGACGTACAACGGCGGGGTGCACGCCACCGTGTCCGGGGTGGCGATGGGCCTGCTCCTGCGCTGTGCCCGTGACCAGGACGCGGGGGAGGACGCCTCGCCCGGGGAGCGCACCGAGTACCTGCTGCGACCGGTGTCCGCCGGTGTCGCCGTGCCGCTGTTCGCCCTGTTCGCCGCCGGAGTGAGCGTCTCGGCCCCCGTGCTGGGCGCGGTGTTCACCCGCCCGGAGCCGCTGGGCGTGGTACTGGGCCTGGTCGTCGGCAAGACGGTGGGGATCTTCGCCGGAACCTACCTCGCCGCCCGGTTCACCCGGGCCCGGCTCAACCCCGACCTGGCCTGGGCCGATGTCTTCGCCCTCGCAGTGCTGGCCGGTATCGGCTTCACCGTCGCCCTGCTGATCGGTGAGGTGGCCTTCCCCGACCCGGCCGATACCGGGCGCGTCAAGGCCGCCGTCCTGCTCGGCTCACTGCTCGCCGCGGCAATGGCCGCGCTGCTGGTCAAACGCCGTAACCGCATCTACCGCGGGCTGTGGGAGGCGGAGAACCGCGACGAGGACGCCGACGGCATCCCCGACGTCTACAAGCGCGGCACGGGCGGCGGACCCGCGCCCGGCGCCGCGGGTGAGGACTGAGCGCCGGGCGACCACCGGCGCGAGGGACGGTCGGGAGGGCCGTGTGCGAGCGCTCGTGACCGGCCGAAAGGGGGGGGCCATGGGCGGAGCGTCAGGTCGAATCGCCGCGTCGCTCGTCTGTCTGTGTGCGTTCCGCGGGACTCGGGTGTGCGGGATGGGTCCCGGTGTCGATGAGGATCTGCTCGGCTGGGGTGATGTTGTCGGCTCGTACGGCCTGGGCCATCGCGGCGCGTGCCGCGTCGAGCGTCGCCTGCGGAGGCACGACCAGCAGGGAGAAATGATCCGTGTCGCCTCGGGTGATGAGGACGGTGTCGTCACCGACCGGGAAGGAGTCGAGGTGGACGACCCGGTCGTCGATGATCAGTCGCGTCGGCAGTTCCTCCCAGGCACTCGCGTCCAGTCCCACGCGGGTGATCGGGCCGAGATGCCGGCTCAACGCGGTGATCAGATTCGGTAGTTCGGCGGCGATGTCACGGGATCGCGGCCACCACGCGCCATCGAGGATTCCCTCGCGCAGCCGTGTCGTCTCCAGCCTCACAAGTGCTGTCCCGGGCTTCACTGCCTCGTGGATCCCGTCCGGCAGGAGCCTGGGGGGACGCGGGGTGTCGGAGTCGGCCATGGTGAGC
Coding sequences within it:
- a CDS encoding sensor histidine kinase; the protein is MAERDSTADRVGERGGLRRFAVRGGDLAFDIVGLPLTVLGGGYALAVLYAGGLLSLTVLGLPFVVAALRGARRLGDLHRWLVHRLLAEHITAPEPLPPVDGVIARGRAVLTDPVAWRTLLYLLLRLPLGVLGFATAVALPLACGWLIGYPLWARLLEPGEHPLGWPDPAAVLLGLALLATVPSAIRALSSLNRGLARLLLGPARTQRRLRQLESARSTLLAENTDHLRRLERDLHDGTQAQLVAIAITLSLADDALADDDRPDLARLRTLVGRARGQTDDTIAELRRLTQGIHPVALDSGLGEALPPLTAASPVPVAISLDLQERPEPAIERAVYFCVAELLTNIAKHSAASAAALEVTSAAGRVRLTVHDDGRGGAVLGAGSGLSGLSERLAAVDGTLRITSPTGGPTTITAELPTRL
- a CDS encoding response regulator transcription factor produces the protein MIDRQLRVVLAEDSVILREGMVELLGARGCEVVATAGTAGELLAAVEEQGPDVAVVDVRMPPTHTDEGIRASVEIRRRRPEVGVLVFSQHVETAWVERLMAAGAAGVGYLLKERVARTSEFVEALHRVAEGGTALDPEVVTRLMRRGQRSRIDALTPREREVVELMAQGHSNRSIAARLVVSERAVEKYVAAVFSKFDLPASDADNRRVKAVLAYLSEAGAGG
- a CDS encoding PRC-barrel domain-containing protein; protein product: MIQAADIREWRNHNVVDPRGHKIGVLEAIYVDTTTDEPAVATVRTGLPTRHRLAFVPLDDAILGPDYLKVSYARALVKKAPSVGMDDILPAEAEEAVFRHYDMTYQPGAGGERQLARR
- a CDS encoding YhjD/YihY/BrkB family envelope integrity protein, with translation MPMKPSSAAGRPSLIGRLRDAISHSPVGRGWRRSIDLELWQRSLGFAALGLLTLVPLLIIVSSGDPEHGRGFAQWLGEGLGVSTAAREEVERLFIRPSQALRTTTVFGIAALAVFGLSFSAAVQTGYEKVWDLPPARWWARWRHVVWLGVLTGYLFVSATTTLRRESPAGAFAAALSAVVFFWWSQRLLLGGRVAWRALLPGAVATVIGLLGLRVFSQVVFSPLIASNAVSYGPFGTVLVLQSWLVGVGVVVFGGAVVGRLVHEEIPRMARALKRRG
- the nhaA gene encoding Na+/H+ antiporter NhaA, whose product is MCAAPRERSVFLGLLPWPERVQVARALRTETVGGLVLLGAAAVALVWANTPWNGSYEALRDLHFGVPALGLDLSVEHWSADGLLTVFFLVAGIELKRELVVGGLSTPATAVLPVVAAVCGMAVPAAIYLATVTVGGGRAGGWAVPMATDIAFALAVLAVLSTHMPTALRAFLLTLAVVDDLGAILVVAVFFSSGLKPAALGGALAGLVVFSLLQRFRVRGWWWYAPLGVAIWALTYNGGVHATVSGVAMGLLLRCARDQDAGEDASPGERTEYLLRPVSAGVAVPLFALFAAGVSVSAPVLGAVFTRPEPLGVVLGLVVGKTVGIFAGTYLAARFTRARLNPDLAWADVFALAVLAGIGFTVALLIGEVAFPDPADTGRVKAAVLLGSLLAAAMAALLVKRRNRIYRGLWEAENRDEDADGIPDVYKRGTGGGPAPGAAGED
- a CDS encoding DUF5994 family protein, whose translation is MADSDTPRPPRLLPDGIHEAVKPGTALVRLETTRLREGILDGAWWPRSRDIAAELPNLITALSRHLGPITRVGLDASAWEELPTRLIIDDRVVHLDSFPVGDDTVLITRGDTDHFSLLVVPPQATLDAARAAMAQAVRADNITPAEQILIDTGTHPAHPSPAERTQTDERRGDST